A window of Belonocnema kinseyi isolate 2016_QV_RU_SX_M_011 chromosome 10, B_treatae_v1, whole genome shotgun sequence genomic DNA:
CGTATATGTACTCGTATATATAGTGTAtatatgttttgttaaattattaatacagGATGTTTATAGTTGTATATAGTGTAAATAAAGTAAGGAATGCTAATCTCAATGACGAACTCCACTAGTCTCTAGAATCGCGAGAATATGgtattgatttaaaacaaaattattttattttccaaaaatgaatcGTCTTTTGGCCAAATCCTGtcataaaattactttaatttgccCAAAACATTCAAAGGCATGTTTGCTACGTCTTTACACATGTTATATTGGGCACAAGGTATTATGAGAACGACTGTCATCATTCTCCAAATATTATTTACAAGAGGGAATGCTTATTCGATTAAACCATATAATTTGtgtcaattaattttatatttttatattttaattttatatttttatgctaacttttttttctggttaaagtaatcagaattctgattattttaatcagaatttctgGTTAGTTTAACCAGAAATCTATTTAATCTAACCGAAAACAATAGTAATAGcatattcaaccagaattctggttaatttaatcaggcatttttttagtgtatattttgtttaaatatatttctatatatttccGTCAAACCTTGTCTTGttctcattttatttttccaaaacctTAAAGACGTTATTTTCACGCCTATACAAAAGTGAGATTGGGTACAAGCTATTGTACAAAACAGCTGTTATGTTTCTGAAAATATTACTGTATTTTTTCCAGTAAGCTGTCATGTTTTTTCAGATAAGACATTTCTAGACATAAGAACACCTGTTCGCTTATTGGAATTGGGTCAAAACTACCAAATGTGTTTACCATCTCTGCGTAAATGTGTACTATATAAGGCCTTGTAACAGCTACTGTTTTCTATCTACAAATATTCTGTTTCTTCATAATCATCGATATTTCGAGAGTTTTCATCAGAGAAAAATCCCTGTTAGGATAAAAAGATCTTATCTTTGTGATATTTTATGATGGCGGGGAAAGTGGCATTCACTTTCTTACTAAGTAAGTAATGATCTATACCTAAAAATATATCGCTGGTGTGAAGAGTTTTTATtcaagattaaataaataaataacttattttttttaaagtcatggcAATTTTATCCTTTGCCTCTTGTAAGAAAAAGGATGCTAATGATGATGATCCTGCTGATTCTAATTCTGACTCTGATTCTAAATCTGATATTGACTCTGACACTGACACTGAGTCTAACACTGATTCTGAGTCTAACACTGAGTCTCACTCTAACACTGAGGCTGACTCTAACTCTGAGCCGGAGTCTAAGCCTGACCCTAAGGCTAAGTCTAAGCCTAAGTCTAAGTCTAAGCCTAAGTCTAAGTCTGAGGTGAGTTTTTATTTTAGGGGCCGTATTGAAATTACGTAATCGAGTATTGGCCCTCTCAAAGACCCCTTCTCCCTCCGCTAACAAACCatcacaaaatatttctaccccccccccccatgataCTTCAAGCAGGTTctagtttccagaaatgttttgttAGTTATTgctagttaattttcaaaatttcctgatttttcctgGAATAATTTTGCATTtcccttgatcattaatattgaaataccggaattttaattttgtaatatttttaacattcattttatgTTAAAAGGAATTAAACAGTGTTTcggataaaagttttaaaattaattgattgaacacaaaaaatgtcttttctactataaaaattactttttaacaaaataatttaattttgaacataatagttgaatttttagccacaaaag
This region includes:
- the LOC117181108 gene encoding protein starmaker-like, encoding MMAGKVAFTFLLIMAILSFASCKKKDANDDDPADSNSDSDSKSDIDSDTDTESNTDSESNTESHSNTEADSNSEPESKPDPKAKSKPKSKSKPKSKSEGSTEDCIGKCTTTD